The proteins below come from a single Mauremys mutica isolate MM-2020 ecotype Southern unplaced genomic scaffold, ASM2049712v1 Super-Scaffold_100274, whole genome shotgun sequence genomic window:
- the LOC123360574 gene encoding N-myc proto-oncogene protein-like, whose protein sequence is MPGMFSKNLDLEFDYLQPCFYPDQDDFSLCSPDSASPGEDIWKKFELLPTPPLSPSGAGLQVNPAGGDPVPWAGVAFGGFRTHDPLDWPSKLLLLAEADLWGSTDEGDLFKTGLGECNNLSSVMIQDCMWSGFSAHQTLQRAVNEKLQGQLGAAVAPLTAGTSTTTASPGATNSNSQAELPSSMLEYMDPAEVFPFPMNKREPVTTAPAPWGRDGIQVNFSGSSGIEEGAAAATQRSSCHTSATSSSGGDTLRDSDEEEDEVEDIEVLAEEKRHSSSKKTVMTIILKHCTPIHQHYYYAATSPYIESEDALPQEKLKHEVPHVTDPMIQPESKSSSPQNVESEVSKRLRLNCLERQRNKDLRSSFLTLRDHVPELVKNEKVAKILILNKATDYIHSLQAEEHKLLLEKEKLQVRKQQLLMEIEYMETC, encoded by the exons atgcCGGGT ATGTTCAGTAAAAACCTAGACCTTGAGTTTGACTATTTGCAGCCGTGCTTCTATCCAGACCAAGATGATTTTTCTTTGTGCAGTCCAGACTCTGCTTCCCCAGGGGAGGACATCTGGAAAAAGTTTGAACTGCTGCCTACCCCTCCTCTGTCTCCCAGCGGGGCAGGACTTCAGGTGAACCCCGCAGGAGGGGACCCAGTGCCATGGGCAGGGGTGGCTTTCGGGGGATTCCGAACCCATGATCCTCTGGACTGGCCAtctaaactgctgctgctggctgaggCCGACCTTTGGGGGAGCACAGATGAAGGAGACTTATTCAAGACAGGTTTGGGGGAATGCAACAACCTCAGCTCCGTCATGATCCAGGATTGTATGTGGAGTGGCTTTTCTGCCCACCAGACGCTGCAGAGGGCAGTGAATGAGAAACTGCAGGGCCAGTTGGGAGCTGCCGTGGCACCATTGACAGCTGGCACATCCACCACCACcgccagccctggggccaccaacagcaacagccaagcagagctccccagctctatGTTGGAGTATATGGATCCTGCAGAGGTGTTCCCCTTCCCCATGAACAAGAGGGAGCCAGTGACAACAGCCCCAGCACCATGGGGAAGGGATGGCATCCAGGTGAACTTTAGTGGGAGCAGTGGGATCGAAGAAGGGGCAGCAGCTGCCACCCAGCGCAGCAGCTGCCACACAAGTGCCACCAGCAGCTCAGGAGGTGATACTCTCAGGGACTCGG atgaggaagaggatgaagtgGAAGACATTGAGGTTCTGGCAGAGGAGAAAAGACACTCTTCCTCCAAGAAGACTGTTATGACTATTATTCTAAAGCATTGCACCCCGATTCACCAGCATTATTACTACGCTGCCACTTCCCCATACATTGAAAGTGAAGATGCCCTGCCGCAGGAAAAGCTAAAACATGAGGTGCCCCATGTCACAGATCCCATGATCCAACCAGAGTCTAAGAGTTCAAGTCCTCAAAATGTAGAGTCAGAGGTTAGCAAACGTCTACGCCTCAATTGTCTGGAACGTCAGCGGAATAAGGATCTGCGCTCTAGTTTCCTCACGTTAAGGGATCATGTACCTGAACtggttaaaaatgagaaagttgCAAAAATACTCATCTTGAATAAAGCCACTGATTATATCCATTCCCTTCAGGCAGAGGAACACAAGTTATTGCTAGAAAAGGAAAAATTGCAAGTCAGAAAACAGCAGTTGCTAATGGAAATAGAATACATGGAGAcgtgttaa